Proteins encoded within one genomic window of Nitrospina gracilis 3/211:
- a CDS encoding GAF domain-containing sensor histidine kinase, translated as MVDDSIVGLEVLREIARISTSPLNLDEILGQTIEIIKNKMRIDACSIYLMEQSYSGEVRLKLKATSGLPPSAATHIYLEPGRGVTGWVAQNKTALALSEAMQDPRFVYFPEIEEEKFPSMLSVPLVDHDQCIGVINVHTLDRRQFTLTEVSILETLSAQITGCIRNALEYQKSQALLGEQTLLYTINTAVQETPKLDHRIWILMTGITFGGAGGFNRAILFLLDDKTGHLVGHMGLGPDSAEEAGRIWRELSEDWEFTLTRLLENPHWERFRDTRLNQYARSLKFPLSSGNVLSETALNKRPYIVHDTSNDDLVPADLAEALGSPSFATVPLMPHREVLGVLLVDNLYNHAPITDSNLQLVGRLATHLGWVIENSRLVNKLLESNRELLSTKEQLIQSEKLAALGELSAEVAHEIKNPLVSVGGFARRLRDRIGDLKDQENGTMPPLSDLRGLYRYASIIVNETERLERLLQDILLYSKAEELEVEPCRFNELVCEVIDFFEVGIEERNIDLKKSFMDPDVEFYIDKKKIKQVIMNLLFNAIESMPHDGHLTVSTYRGHRVGQTEGDKDSLTLCIEDTGGGIPPELFENIFNPFFTTKETGTGLGLSISRRIIEEHGGTLHVNNNINKGVTVYVYLPLQKLGNYNKT; from the coding sequence ATGGTGGATGACAGCATCGTAGGACTGGAAGTTCTCCGCGAGATTGCCCGCATTTCCACTTCCCCCCTCAATCTGGACGAAATCCTCGGTCAGACCATCGAAATCATCAAAAATAAAATGCGCATCGACGCCTGTTCCATTTACCTCATGGAGCAATCGTATTCCGGTGAGGTGCGGTTGAAACTGAAAGCCACCAGCGGCCTGCCCCCATCCGCCGCCACACACATCTACCTGGAACCCGGTCGCGGAGTGACCGGCTGGGTGGCGCAGAACAAGACGGCGCTGGCATTGAGCGAGGCCATGCAGGACCCGCGATTCGTGTATTTTCCCGAGATCGAGGAAGAAAAATTTCCGTCCATGTTGTCAGTGCCGCTCGTCGATCACGACCAGTGCATCGGCGTCATCAACGTGCACACACTCGACCGTCGGCAGTTCACATTGACCGAAGTGTCCATTCTGGAAACCCTCTCCGCACAGATCACCGGGTGCATCCGCAACGCCCTCGAGTACCAGAAAAGCCAGGCCCTCCTTGGCGAGCAGACCCTCCTCTACACCATCAACACCGCAGTCCAGGAAACCCCCAAGCTCGACCACCGCATCTGGATTCTCATGACCGGCATCACGTTTGGCGGGGCCGGGGGATTCAACCGCGCCATCCTGTTTTTACTGGATGACAAAACGGGCCACCTTGTCGGGCACATGGGACTGGGGCCCGACTCCGCGGAAGAAGCCGGGCGCATCTGGCGCGAGCTCTCGGAGGACTGGGAGTTCACACTCACCCGTCTGCTGGAAAACCCCCACTGGGAAAGGTTTCGCGACACCCGGCTCAACCAGTACGCGCGATCGCTCAAGTTTCCACTGTCGTCCGGGAATGTGCTGTCGGAAACCGCTCTCAATAAAAGGCCCTACATTGTTCACGACACGTCGAACGACGACCTGGTGCCGGCAGACCTGGCCGAAGCCCTTGGCTCACCGAGTTTCGCAACGGTGCCTCTGATGCCCCACCGGGAAGTTCTGGGGGTGCTGCTCGTAGACAATCTGTACAACCACGCACCCATCACCGATTCCAATTTGCAACTGGTAGGCCGGCTGGCCACGCACCTGGGCTGGGTCATCGAAAACTCAAGGCTGGTCAACAAGCTTCTGGAATCCAACCGCGAACTGCTGAGCACCAAGGAACAGTTGATCCAATCGGAAAAACTGGCGGCTCTGGGCGAGTTGTCGGCGGAGGTCGCCCACGAGATCAAAAACCCTTTGGTCTCCGTAGGCGGATTCGCACGCAGGCTGCGCGACCGCATCGGCGACCTGAAGGACCAGGAAAACGGCACGATGCCCCCCCTCTCCGACCTGAGAGGGTTGTACCGGTATGCAAGCATCATTGTCAATGAAACCGAACGGCTGGAGCGCCTGCTGCAGGATATCCTGCTGTACTCGAAAGCCGAGGAACTCGAAGTCGAGCCGTGCCGGTTCAACGAACTGGTGTGTGAAGTGATCGACTTTTTCGAGGTGGGGATTGAGGAAAGAAATATCGACCTCAAAAAGAGCTTCATGGACCCGGACGTGGAGTTTTACATCGACAAAAAGAAGATCAAGCAGGTCATCATGAACCTGTTGTTCAACGCCATCGAGTCAATGCCCCACGACGGCCACCTGACCGTGTCCACCTACCGCGGGCACCGGGTCGGGCAAACAGAAGGAGACAAGGATTCGTTGACCCTGTGCATCGAGGACACCGGCGGAGGCATTCCACCGGAGTTGTTCGAAAACATCTTCAATCCCTTTTTCACCACGAAGGAAACCGGCACCGGGCTGGGGTTGTCCATATCCCGGCGCATCATCGAGGAGCACGGCGGCACCCTGCATGTCAATAACAACATCAACAAGGGCGTCACTGTTTACGTTTATTTACCGTTGCAAAAACTCGGCAATTATAATAAAACCTGA
- the glgA gene encoding glycogen synthase GlgA: protein MARPLKILSVAAEAHPFAKTGGLGDVCGALPLAHHRLGHDVRCVLPHYSSLTPALHRNGIENTGRTLSIPVGIANPQATLHLAHLQNRVPLYLIGNDFYFGRKGLYGEGGTDYPDNASRFSFFCRAALEWCKATRFQPDIIHCHDWQAGLVPAYLKLVYQDDPFFKNTRTLFTIHNLGYQGNFDASALSTVHLPADAFHSQGLEFHGRFSFLKAGLVYSNLLTTVSKRYRQEILLAENGFQMDGILRDRKENLYGVLNGVDYEEWNPENDPWIPAPFDSGNLKGKALCREALLKELRLKVPARQPLVAMVTRLSWQKGIDLVQKGFDQIMKEAVGLVLLGVGDPAYEAFFTEQAQRYAGRFACRLAFDEGLAHRIIAGSDLLLMPSVYEPCGLTQMYALRYGTVPVARSVGGLADTVKNFNPETGRGTGFNFRRFELKYLVQSLRKATGLFADRTQWRRLMQNGMSQNLSWKRAATEYIRLYRKTLRET, encoded by the coding sequence ATGGCGCGCCCCCTGAAGATCCTCTCCGTCGCGGCCGAGGCGCATCCCTTCGCCAAGACCGGCGGATTGGGGGATGTCTGCGGCGCGTTACCGCTGGCACACCACCGGCTGGGGCATGACGTGCGTTGCGTGCTTCCCCACTATTCCTCGCTCACACCGGCACTTCACCGGAATGGAATCGAGAACACGGGACGCACCCTCTCCATACCCGTGGGCATCGCCAATCCGCAGGCCACCCTTCATTTGGCGCACCTCCAAAACAGGGTTCCGCTTTATCTTATCGGAAACGACTTTTATTTCGGACGCAAGGGATTGTACGGCGAAGGGGGAACCGATTATCCGGACAACGCCTCGCGCTTCTCCTTTTTTTGCCGGGCGGCTCTCGAGTGGTGCAAGGCCACGCGGTTTCAGCCGGATATCATTCACTGTCACGACTGGCAGGCAGGACTGGTGCCGGCCTATTTGAAACTCGTTTACCAGGACGATCCTTTCTTCAAAAACACGCGCACGCTGTTCACCATCCACAACCTCGGTTACCAGGGAAACTTTGATGCTTCCGCCCTGTCCACGGTTCACCTGCCTGCCGACGCATTTCACTCACAGGGGCTGGAGTTCCACGGCCGCTTCAGTTTTCTAAAAGCGGGGCTGGTTTATTCCAACCTGTTGACCACGGTGAGCAAACGTTACCGGCAGGAAATCCTGCTTGCCGAAAACGGGTTTCAAATGGACGGAATCCTTCGGGACCGCAAGGAGAATCTTTACGGTGTTTTGAACGGCGTGGATTACGAAGAATGGAACCCGGAAAACGATCCATGGATCCCCGCGCCGTTCGATTCCGGCAACCTTAAAGGCAAAGCCCTGTGCCGCGAGGCCTTGCTGAAAGAGTTAAGGTTAAAGGTTCCGGCCCGGCAGCCGCTTGTGGCGATGGTGACCCGCCTGTCCTGGCAGAAAGGAATCGATCTCGTCCAAAAGGGGTTCGACCAAATCATGAAAGAAGCGGTCGGCCTCGTGCTGCTCGGCGTCGGCGATCCGGCGTACGAGGCGTTCTTCACCGAACAGGCCCAGCGGTACGCGGGACGCTTCGCCTGCAGGCTGGCTTTTGACGAGGGACTGGCCCACCGAATCATTGCCGGGAGCGACCTGCTTCTCATGCCGTCGGTGTACGAACCCTGCGGCTTGACCCAGATGTACGCGCTCCGTTACGGAACCGTGCCCGTGGCCCGCTCGGTGGGGGGACTGGCGGACACGGTGAAGAATTTCAATCCCGAAACCGGACGCGGTACCGGTTTCAATTTCCGCCGCTTTGAATTAAAATACCTCGTGCAATCCCTCCGCAAAGCGACCGGGCTGTTTGCCGACCGGACGCAATGGCGCCGCCTGATGCAGAATGGCATGTCGCAGAACCTGAGCTGGAAACGCGCCGCCACGGAATACATCCGACTTTACCGGAAAACACTCCGAGAAACCTGA
- a CDS encoding galactose-1-phosphate uridylyltransferase, producing the protein MPELRKDPIVDRWVIIAQERGKRPADFASPTVNSQAGFCPFCLGNESKTPQEILALRPNGSGPNESGWSLRVVPNKYPALTIEGGIDRVGEGMYDKMNGIGAHEVIIEGSCHEVALEELPERAVQETLWAFQQRIIDLKRDPRFRYILVFKNHGEAAGATLEHTHSQLVALPIVPELVLEELDGARRHYEYKERCIYCDIIAQERGDGRRVVMENHDFIAVCPYAPRFPFETWILPKYHSAHFEHDSTEALAGAANILKDVLLKLRMVCNQPPYNFVLHNSTVQSKHSAYFHWHIEIMPKLTKLAGFEAGTGFHINPVSPEEAADILRACTVHP; encoded by the coding sequence ATGCCTGAATTGAGAAAGGACCCCATCGTCGACCGGTGGGTCATCATCGCGCAGGAACGCGGCAAGCGTCCTGCGGATTTTGCCAGCCCGACGGTCAACTCCCAGGCGGGATTCTGCCCCTTTTGCCTTGGCAATGAAAGCAAGACCCCGCAGGAGATCCTGGCCCTTCGGCCAAACGGATCGGGGCCGAACGAATCCGGCTGGTCGCTTCGCGTGGTTCCGAACAAGTACCCCGCCCTCACCATCGAAGGCGGCATCGACCGGGTTGGTGAAGGGATGTACGACAAAATGAACGGCATCGGCGCCCATGAAGTCATCATCGAGGGTTCCTGCCACGAAGTGGCGCTGGAAGAATTGCCGGAACGCGCCGTGCAGGAAACGTTGTGGGCGTTCCAGCAACGCATCATTGACCTGAAACGCGACCCGCGGTTCCGCTACATTCTCGTGTTCAAAAACCACGGTGAAGCGGCGGGAGCAACGCTCGAGCACACGCACAGCCAATTGGTAGCCCTCCCCATCGTGCCGGAGCTGGTGCTGGAAGAACTGGACGGAGCAAGGAGGCATTACGAATACAAGGAACGTTGTATTTACTGCGACATCATAGCGCAGGAACGGGGCGACGGCCGCCGGGTTGTGATGGAGAACCATGACTTCATCGCCGTCTGTCCTTATGCTCCGCGGTTTCCTTTCGAAACCTGGATTCTGCCCAAGTACCATTCCGCCCATTTTGAGCACGATTCAACAGAAGCGCTGGCAGGAGCGGCCAACATCTTGAAGGACGTGCTGTTGAAATTACGCATGGTCTGCAATCAGCCGCCATACAACTTTGTCCTGCACAACTCCACCGTGCAGAGCAAACACAGCGCGTACTTCCACTGGCACATCGAGATCATGCCGAAGCTCACCAAGCTGGCGGGATTCGAGGCTGGGACCGGGTTTCACATCAATCCCGTGAGCCCCGAGGAGGCCGCCGATATCCTGAGGGCGTGCACCGTGCACCCGTGA
- the coaBC gene encoding bifunctional phosphopantothenoylcysteine decarboxylase/phosphopantothenate--cysteine ligase CoaBC, giving the protein MSSPMEGRKIVLGVSGGIAAYKAVELLRLLTKAGGEVYVVMTENAKQFITPLTFEALSGRPVYHKIFDSERSASMEHIRAAEHADLMVVAPATANTIGKMANGLADDPLSTLYAAFPGTVILAPAMNDQMWANQAVQANLVKLKMRGVFVVEPDSGELACGVTGLGRLADPQVIFDAVRKRLEQKQDWAGRRVLVTAGPTREPIDPVRFITNHSSGKMGYAIAAEAQKRGAVVTLISGPTSLGAPAGVEVVPCQRASEMRDLVMEHLENCDVLVMTAAVGDFAPADIQKEKIKKSGDRPLVLNLQPTPDILKEVAAKKTHQIVVGFAAESENVVQSALDKYQRKQLDLIVANDISAPGIGFQSDFNQVQLIRGVDNIETLPRLPKHEIAGILLDRIRDLSK; this is encoded by the coding sequence ATGAGTTCTCCCATGGAAGGCAGGAAAATTGTGCTGGGCGTCTCCGGCGGCATTGCCGCCTACAAGGCGGTGGAATTGTTGCGCCTTCTCACCAAAGCAGGAGGGGAGGTGTACGTGGTGATGACGGAAAACGCCAAGCAGTTCATCACGCCGCTCACCTTCGAGGCGCTTTCCGGCCGGCCGGTGTACCACAAGATTTTCGATTCGGAACGGTCGGCGTCGATGGAGCACATCCGTGCAGCGGAGCACGCGGATTTGATGGTCGTCGCCCCGGCCACCGCCAACACGATCGGCAAAATGGCCAACGGCCTGGCTGACGATCCGCTTTCTACTTTATATGCGGCGTTCCCGGGCACGGTGATCCTCGCACCTGCCATGAACGATCAAATGTGGGCGAATCAAGCGGTGCAGGCCAATTTGGTTAAATTAAAAATGCGGGGCGTGTTCGTGGTGGAACCGGACTCGGGCGAGCTGGCTTGCGGGGTCACCGGACTGGGCCGTCTGGCCGACCCGCAGGTCATTTTCGATGCGGTGCGCAAACGGTTGGAGCAAAAACAGGACTGGGCGGGACGTCGCGTTCTGGTGACCGCCGGGCCCACGCGCGAGCCCATCGACCCGGTGCGCTTCATCACCAACCATTCTTCGGGCAAGATGGGATACGCCATCGCCGCGGAAGCACAAAAACGCGGCGCCGTGGTGACTCTCATCAGCGGACCGACGTCGCTTGGCGCCCCCGCCGGGGTGGAGGTGGTACCCTGCCAGCGTGCATCTGAGATGCGGGACCTGGTAATGGAACATCTTGAAAATTGTGATGTGCTGGTGATGACGGCGGCGGTGGGAGACTTTGCTCCTGCGGACATTCAAAAGGAAAAGATCAAAAAATCCGGCGACCGGCCGCTGGTCCTCAACCTTCAACCGACTCCGGATATTTTAAAGGAAGTGGCCGCGAAGAAAACGCACCAGATCGTGGTGGGGTTCGCCGCAGAAAGTGAAAACGTGGTGCAGAGCGCGCTCGACAAATACCAGCGCAAGCAACTCGACCTTATCGTGGCCAATGACATCAGTGCACCGGGAATCGGGTTTCAATCCGACTTCAACCAGGTGCAATTGATTCGCGGGGTGGACAACATCGAAACCCTGCCGCGCCTGCCGAAGCATGAAATTGCGGGCATCCTTCTCGACCGCATTCGCGACCTTTCCAAATAA
- a CDS encoding formylglycine-generating enzyme family protein, whose amino-acid sequence MVLIPEGEFVMGSMHSLRELDPTGIFQSDRHMLGPEDPAHDVYLSAYFIDIYEVTNEQYWKFLKATGLEKKPRYWNDHEFNQPRQPVVGVTWKEAQAYCQWKGKRLPTEAEWEKAGKGTGTIKYPWGDSAPTPDKLNFNRTVGKSTPVGSYEAGKSVYGVYDLSGNVAEWVKDWHFAEYYLFSPKKDPQGPDRGMYKVIRGGHWHNNAEDVRLSYRNATVPTLRQDSVGFRCAKSVMQKEAPKTTEDNSGK is encoded by the coding sequence ATGGTGCTCATTCCCGAGGGCGAGTTCGTCATGGGGAGCATGCACTCGTTGAGGGAACTCGATCCTACCGGCATTTTCCAGAGTGACCGTCATATGCTGGGCCCGGAAGACCCGGCTCATGACGTTTATCTCAGTGCCTACTTTATCGACATCTACGAGGTGACCAACGAACAATACTGGAAATTCCTGAAAGCCACAGGTCTTGAAAAAAAGCCCCGTTACTGGAACGATCACGAATTCAATCAGCCCAGGCAACCGGTGGTGGGGGTCACCTGGAAAGAGGCGCAAGCCTATTGCCAATGGAAAGGCAAACGCCTGCCCACCGAAGCGGAATGGGAAAAAGCGGGAAAAGGAACCGGCACGATCAAATACCCCTGGGGGGACTCCGCGCCGACTCCCGACAAACTGAATTTCAACCGCACCGTTGGCAAATCCACCCCCGTCGGTTCGTATGAAGCGGGCAAATCCGTTTACGGGGTGTACGATCTTTCCGGCAATGTCGCCGAATGGGTGAAGGACTGGCACTTTGCGGAATATTACCTGTTCTCACCCAAGAAAGATCCGCAAGGGCCTGATCGGGGAATGTACAAGGTCATACGGGGAGGCCACTGGCACAACAATGCGGAGGACGTTCGCCTCAGTTACAGAAACGCGACCGTGCCCACCCTCAGGCAGGACTCCGTAGGCTTCCGCTGCGCAAAAAGCGTCATGCAAAAAGAAGCCCCCAAGACAACGGAAGACAATTCCGGAAAATGA
- a CDS encoding cyclase family protein, which produces MLDFKHQWYGVLVFIVLWIAGCAQTPPSPAPPSRLVDLTHPFDETTIYWPTSKPFALSEVHKGLMNESYWYEANNFEAAEHGGTHMDAPVHFAKGRWTADAIPLVKLIAPGVMVDLSARVNSDADYLISREDFLQWEARHGRIEAGSIVLVRTGWDTRWPDKKRYLGTDLPGDTANLHFPGYSEGAARFLTNARNVAAVGLDTASLDYGQSREFKAHRVFGAANVPGFENLARLGTLPARGFRVIALPMKIGGGSGAPLRIVAEIP; this is translated from the coding sequence ATGCTTGATTTCAAACACCAATGGTACGGAGTGCTTGTCTTCATTGTACTATGGATCGCGGGATGCGCGCAGACGCCGCCTTCCCCGGCACCTCCCTCCCGGTTGGTGGACCTGACGCACCCGTTCGACGAAACCACCATCTACTGGCCCACCAGCAAGCCGTTCGCCCTGTCCGAGGTGCACAAGGGACTGATGAACGAAAGCTACTGGTACGAGGCCAACAATTTTGAAGCGGCGGAGCACGGCGGCACCCACATGGACGCGCCGGTGCATTTTGCCAAAGGACGCTGGACCGCCGACGCCATTCCATTAGTAAAATTGATCGCTCCCGGCGTGATGGTGGATTTGAGCGCGCGCGTCAACAGCGATGCGGATTATCTGATTTCAAGGGAGGACTTCCTGCAATGGGAGGCACGGCACGGACGCATCGAGGCCGGGTCCATTGTCCTCGTGCGCACCGGGTGGGACACACGCTGGCCGGATAAAAAACGCTATCTCGGCACCGACCTGCCGGGCGACACGGCCAACCTGCATTTTCCCGGTTACAGCGAAGGCGCCGCGCGTTTTCTGACCAACGCAAGGAACGTGGCGGCGGTGGGACTCGATACCGCGAGCCTCGATTACGGCCAGTCCAGGGAATTCAAGGCCCATCGCGTCTTCGGCGCGGCCAACGTGCCGGGATTTGAAAACCTGGCGCGGTTGGGCACCCTTCCCGCCCGCGGCTTCCGCGTCATCGCCCTTCCAATGAAAATCGGCGGCGGCAGTGGCGCGCCGCTCCGTATCGTTGCAGAGATTCCGTAA
- a CDS encoding heavy metal translocating P-type ATPase: MADTKTQEGKSLSLPIQGMSCASCAARIEKKVGEVPGVSKVSVNFGAERAAVDYDPETATPDAIISTIQRIGFEVPSVQKTFPVEGMTCASCVGRVEKKLRGLDGVVDVSVNLASERATVSYMEARVGLPDFRKALADIGYSMPDVDLEAETATQEVEEARHQREYSTLQFKFASSLGLAVGIMTLGMTGWVENTSTLHWLLFVLATPVQFWGGWQFYKGTWAGLKHGYADMNTLIAVGTTVAYAYSVAVTALPELATSFGTELAVYYDTSAMIIALVLMGRMLEARAKGRTTEAIRKLMGMQAKTARVERGGEEQDLPIDQVGVDDIVSVRPGERIPVDGTITEGQTAIDESMISGESVPVEKREGDEVIGASINKTGFFKMKATRLGRDSVLAHIIRMVQEAQGSKAPVQRLVDQVAGIFVPVVIGIAMLAFGFWWLVGPSVAELPTDPGLFAMMIFISVMIIACPCALGLATPTAIMVGTGKGAEMGVLIKGGETLEQAQKLNTIVFDKTGTLTEGKPVVRNVWVAKDAGMNADTLLMYAASLEKGSEHPLGVAIVEHAKEKNVSLKSAEGFEALPGFGVKAKVDGHNVALGNLRMMQDAGLDVEAVREQAERFAGEGRTAMLVQVDGHIAGIIAAADRVRPESKSAIQSLKQRGLEIVMITGDNQKTAEAVGRELGIDRVLAEVLPADKARQVKGLQDEGRFVAMVGDGINDAPALAQANIGIAMGSGTDVAIETADITLMTHDLNAVVDAIELSRRTMTKIRQNLFWAFFYNVLGIPIAAGVLYPFNGVLLQPMFAAAAMSFSSVSVVGNSLLLKRFSSRRSA, encoded by the coding sequence ATGGCAGATACGAAAACTCAAGAGGGCAAAAGCCTGTCCCTCCCCATTCAGGGCATGAGTTGCGCCAGTTGCGCCGCGCGCATCGAGAAGAAGGTGGGCGAGGTGCCGGGCGTGAGCAAGGTCAGTGTCAATTTCGGCGCGGAACGGGCGGCGGTGGATTACGATCCGGAAACCGCCACGCCCGACGCAATCATTTCCACCATACAGAGAATCGGGTTCGAGGTGCCGTCGGTGCAGAAAACCTTCCCTGTCGAAGGCATGACCTGCGCCTCCTGTGTCGGTCGAGTGGAGAAGAAGCTGCGCGGACTCGACGGCGTCGTCGATGTGAGCGTCAACCTCGCCAGCGAACGCGCTACGGTGAGTTACATGGAAGCGCGCGTGGGTCTGCCGGATTTCCGCAAGGCGCTGGCGGACATCGGGTACTCGATGCCTGATGTCGATTTGGAAGCAGAAACGGCGACTCAGGAAGTGGAAGAGGCGCGACACCAGCGCGAGTACAGCACGTTGCAGTTCAAGTTCGCGTCCAGCCTGGGTTTGGCCGTCGGTATCATGACACTGGGCATGACCGGCTGGGTTGAAAACACCTCGACTTTGCACTGGCTGTTGTTCGTGCTGGCGACGCCGGTGCAGTTCTGGGGCGGATGGCAGTTTTACAAAGGAACGTGGGCGGGACTCAAACACGGGTATGCCGACATGAACACGCTGATCGCCGTCGGCACGACGGTGGCCTACGCCTACAGTGTTGCGGTGACGGCCCTGCCTGAACTCGCCACGTCCTTCGGCACGGAACTGGCCGTGTATTACGACACCTCGGCGATGATCATCGCGCTCGTGCTGATGGGACGCATGCTGGAGGCGCGGGCGAAAGGGCGGACTACGGAAGCCATCCGCAAGCTCATGGGCATGCAGGCGAAGACCGCGCGCGTCGAACGCGGCGGGGAGGAGCAGGACCTCCCCATCGACCAGGTGGGAGTGGATGACATCGTCTCCGTGCGTCCCGGCGAACGGATTCCGGTGGACGGCACCATCACCGAAGGACAGACGGCGATCGACGAGTCGATGATCTCCGGCGAGAGCGTGCCGGTTGAAAAAAGAGAAGGCGATGAGGTCATCGGCGCCAGCATCAACAAGACCGGTTTTTTCAAAATGAAAGCGACGCGGCTGGGCAGGGACTCGGTGCTGGCGCACATCATCCGCATGGTGCAGGAAGCGCAGGGCTCGAAGGCGCCGGTGCAGAGGCTGGTGGATCAAGTCGCGGGTATCTTCGTACCGGTGGTCATCGGGATCGCGATGTTGGCGTTCGGCTTCTGGTGGCTTGTGGGACCGTCGGTGGCGGAGTTGCCCACCGATCCCGGTCTGTTCGCCATGATGATTTTCATTTCGGTCATGATCATTGCCTGCCCGTGCGCGCTGGGGCTGGCGACGCCGACGGCGATCATGGTCGGAACCGGCAAGGGCGCGGAGATGGGCGTGCTCATCAAGGGCGGGGAGACGCTGGAGCAGGCGCAGAAACTGAACACCATCGTGTTCGACAAAACCGGCACGCTCACCGAAGGCAAACCGGTGGTGCGCAACGTGTGGGTGGCGAAGGATGCAGGCATGAATGCGGATACGTTGTTGATGTATGCCGCGTCCCTCGAAAAAGGGTCCGAGCACCCGCTGGGCGTGGCCATTGTCGAACACGCGAAGGAAAAAAACGTGTCGCTGAAATCCGCGGAGGGGTTCGAAGCCCTGCCGGGGTTTGGCGTGAAGGCGAAGGTGGACGGACACAACGTGGCGCTCGGCAATTTGCGCATGATGCAGGATGCGGGGCTCGATGTGGAAGCGGTGCGCGAACAGGCGGAAAGGTTCGCCGGCGAAGGCAGGACCGCTATGCTGGTGCAGGTGGACGGCCACATTGCGGGCATCATTGCCGCCGCCGACCGTGTCCGGCCGGAATCGAAATCCGCCATCCAGAGTTTGAAACAACGCGGGCTGGAGATCGTGATGATCACCGGCGATAACCAGAAGACCGCCGAGGCGGTGGGCAGGGAACTCGGCATCGACCGCGTGCTGGCGGAGGTATTGCCCGCCGACAAGGCCCGGCAGGTGAAGGGTCTACAGGATGAAGGCCGGTTCGTGGCGATGGTGGGGGACGGCATCAACGACGCGCCCGCTCTCGCGCAGGCGAACATCGGCATTGCCATGGGGTCGGGCACCGACGTTGCCATCGAGACCGCCGACATCACACTCATGACACACGATCTGAACGCGGTGGTGGACGCCATCGAACTCAGCCGCCGGACCATGACCAAGATCCGGCAGAACCTGTTCTGGGCGTTTTTCTACAACGTGCTCGGCATCCCCATCGCCGCAGGGGTGTTGTATCCGTTCAACGGCGTGTTACTGCAACCGATGTTCGCGGCCGCGGCGATGTCGTTCAGCTCCGTTTCCGTGGTCGGCAACTCACTGCTCTTGAAACGGTTCTCCTCCCGCCGAAGCGCGTGA
- a CDS encoding FAD:protein FMN transferase: MTPARLYFMCIFLCIALSGAACSQSSTAEPVRRTQFIMGTLVEITIVNADAKVAQTAANQAFDEMSRIEKLMSTYIADSEISRINEAAGKEALPVSAEVLEIIQSGIAWGEKTKGIFDISIHPLVETWDFDGGGETVPSPEQLKTATGLVNFRDIRIQGNTVRLAREGMAINLGGIAKGYAVDRAITILKGLVPNGIINAGGDLYAFGQRGPDRPWVIGLQHPRKPQGVLASFALANQGVATSGDYQRYFMKGEKRYHHILDPATGLPAEGPISVTVMAPTVMDADALSTAVFIMGKEKASNGSSRWTTWK; this comes from the coding sequence ATGACCCCTGCTCGCCTGTACTTCATGTGTATTTTTTTGTGCATCGCCTTGTCAGGCGCCGCCTGTTCGCAGTCCAGCACAGCCGAACCCGTGCGCCGCACCCAATTCATCATGGGCACGCTGGTGGAGATCACCATCGTCAACGCCGACGCCAAAGTGGCGCAAACGGCGGCCAACCAGGCCTTCGACGAGATGAGCCGCATTGAGAAACTGATGAGCACTTACATTGCGGATTCCGAAATCTCGCGCATCAACGAAGCCGCAGGCAAGGAAGCTTTGCCGGTGTCGGCGGAGGTGCTCGAGATTATTCAGTCAGGCATTGCGTGGGGTGAAAAAACCAAAGGCATCTTCGACATCAGCATCCATCCGCTGGTGGAGACATGGGATTTCGATGGCGGTGGCGAGACGGTGCCGTCACCGGAACAACTCAAAACCGCAACGGGCCTGGTCAATTTCCGCGATATACGCATCCAGGGAAACACGGTGCGGCTGGCGCGCGAAGGCATGGCGATCAACCTGGGCGGCATCGCCAAGGGGTATGCGGTGGACCGCGCCATCACAATTTTAAAAGGACTGGTGCCAAACGGTATTATCAATGCTGGCGGCGACCTCTACGCATTCGGCCAGCGCGGCCCGGACCGGCCCTGGGTGATCGGCCTTCAGCATCCCCGCAAACCGCAGGGTGTGCTGGCTTCGTTCGCGCTCGCCAACCAGGGAGTTGCAACTTCGGGCGATTACCAGCGCTATTTCATGAAAGGCGAGAAGCGGTATCATCACATCCTCGACCCAGCAACGGGACTGCCCGCGGAGGGACCCATCTCCGTCACGGTGATGGCACCCACCGTGATGGACGCCGACGCCTTGTCCACGGCGGTGTTCATAATGGGAAAAGAAAAGGCATCGAATGGATCGAGTCGATGGACAACGTGGAAGTGA